Proteins from a single region of Streptomyces vinaceus:
- the sufC gene encoding Fe-S cluster assembly ATPase SufC: MATLEIHDLHVSVEAENGAREILKGVDLTVKAGETHAIMGPNGSGKSTLAYSLAGHPKYTITGGTVTLDGEDVLEMSVDERARAGVFLAMQYPVEVPGVSVSNFLRTSATAIRGEAPKLRTWVKEVKSAMEQLQMDPAFAERNVNEGFSGGEKKRHEILQLELLKPKIAILDETDSGLDVDALRIVSEGVNRVRETGEVGTLLITHYTRILRYIKPDFVHVFANGRIAESGGAELADQLEAEGYDKYVKGGATA, encoded by the coding sequence ATGGCAACGCTTGAAATCCACGACCTGCACGTCTCCGTCGAGGCCGAGAACGGCGCCCGCGAGATCCTCAAGGGTGTCGACCTCACCGTCAAGGCCGGCGAGACGCACGCCATCATGGGTCCGAACGGCTCCGGCAAGTCCACGCTGGCGTACTCGCTGGCCGGTCACCCGAAGTACACCATCACCGGTGGCACCGTGACCCTCGACGGCGAAGACGTCCTGGAGATGTCCGTCGACGAGCGCGCCCGCGCCGGCGTCTTCCTCGCCATGCAGTACCCGGTCGAGGTCCCCGGCGTCTCGGTCTCCAACTTCCTGCGCACCTCCGCCACCGCCATCCGCGGCGAGGCCCCCAAGCTGCGCACCTGGGTGAAGGAGGTCAAGTCCGCGATGGAGCAGCTCCAGATGGACCCGGCCTTCGCCGAGCGCAACGTCAACGAGGGCTTCTCCGGCGGTGAGAAGAAGCGCCACGAGATCCTCCAGCTGGAGCTCCTCAAGCCGAAGATCGCGATCCTCGACGAGACCGACTCCGGTCTCGACGTCGACGCCCTGCGCATCGTCTCCGAGGGCGTCAACCGCGTCCGCGAGACCGGTGAGGTCGGCACCCTGCTGATCACCCACTACACGCGCATCCTGCGCTACATCAAGCCCGACTTCGTGCACGTGTTCGCGAACGGCCGCATCGCCGAGTCCGGTGGCGCCGAGCTGGCGGACCAGCTGGAGGCCGAGGGCTACGACAAGTACGTGAAGGGTGGCGCGACCGCGTGA
- a CDS encoding cysteine desulfurase — protein sequence MTQLPGLLDIEAIRKDFPLLDRVVHDGKKIVYLDNAATSQKPRQVLDALNEYYEQHNANVHRGVHVLAEEATALYEGARDKVAAFINAPSRDEVIFTKNASESLNLVANMLGWADEPYRVDRETEIAITEMEHHSNIVPWQLLSQRTGAKLKWFGLTDDGRLDLSNIEEVITEKTKIVSFTLVSNIMGTINPVEAIVRRAQEVGALVLIDASQAAPHMPLDVQALGADFVAFTGHKMCGPTGIGVLWGRQELLEDLPPFLGGGEMIETVSMHASTYAPAPHKFEAGTPPIAQAVGLGAAVDYLSAIGMDKIAAHEHAITEYAVKRLLEVPDLRIIGPMTAEDRGAAISFTLGDIHPHDVGQVLDEQGIAVRVGHHCARPVCLRYGIPATTRASFYLYSSPADVDALIDGLEHVRNFFG from the coding sequence GTGACACAGCTGCCTGGCCTCCTCGACATCGAGGCGATCCGCAAGGACTTCCCCCTTCTGGATCGTGTGGTCCACGACGGGAAGAAGATCGTTTACCTGGACAACGCGGCCACTTCGCAGAAGCCGCGCCAGGTGCTCGACGCGCTGAACGAGTACTACGAGCAGCACAACGCCAACGTCCACCGCGGCGTGCACGTGCTCGCCGAGGAGGCCACGGCGCTGTACGAGGGCGCCCGCGACAAGGTCGCCGCCTTCATCAACGCGCCGAGCCGCGACGAGGTGATCTTCACCAAGAACGCCTCGGAGTCGCTCAACCTGGTCGCGAACATGCTCGGCTGGGCGGACGAGCCCTACCGGGTCGACCGCGAGACCGAGATCGCCATCACGGAGATGGAGCACCACTCCAACATCGTGCCGTGGCAGCTGCTCTCGCAGCGCACCGGCGCGAAGCTGAAGTGGTTCGGCCTCACCGACGACGGCCGGCTCGACCTGTCCAACATCGAAGAGGTCATCACGGAGAAGACGAAGATCGTCTCCTTCACGCTGGTCTCCAACATCATGGGCACGATCAACCCGGTCGAGGCGATCGTCCGGCGCGCGCAGGAGGTCGGCGCGCTGGTGCTGATCGACGCCTCGCAGGCCGCTCCGCACATGCCGCTGGACGTGCAGGCGCTCGGCGCCGACTTCGTGGCCTTCACCGGCCACAAGATGTGCGGCCCGACCGGCATCGGCGTGCTCTGGGGCCGCCAGGAGCTCCTGGAGGACCTGCCCCCGTTCCTCGGCGGCGGCGAGATGATCGAGACCGTGTCGATGCACGCCTCGACGTACGCCCCGGCGCCCCACAAGTTCGAGGCGGGCACGCCCCCGATCGCCCAGGCCGTCGGCCTCGGCGCGGCCGTGGACTACCTGAGCGCGATCGGCATGGACAAGATCGCCGCGCACGAGCACGCAATCACCGAATACGCGGTCAAGCGCCTCCTGGAGGTCCCCGACCTGCGGATCATCGGCCCGATGACGGCCGAGGACCGCGGCGCCGCGATCTCCTTCACGCTCGGTGACATCCACCCCCACGACGTGGGCCAGGTCCTGGACGAGCAGGGCATCGCGGTCCGCGTGGGACACCACTGCGCGCGCCCGGTCTGCCTGCGCTACGGAATTCCCGCGACCACGCGAGCGTCTTTCTACCTGTACTCCTCTCCGGCCGATGTCGACGCGCTGATCGACGGGCTGGAGCACGTACGGAACTTCTTCGGCTGA
- the sufU gene encoding Fe-S cluster assembly sulfur transfer protein SufU, giving the protein MKLDSMYQELILDHYKHPHGRGLRDGDAEVHHVNPTCGDEITLRVKYDGETLTDVSYEGQGCSISQASASVLNELLVGKELAEAQKIQGVFLEMMQSKGKIEPDEAMEEVLEDAVAFVGVSKYPARVKCALLSWMAWKDATAQALGDAAERKTA; this is encoded by the coding sequence GTGAAGCTGGATTCGATGTACCAGGAACTGATCCTGGACCACTACAAGCACCCGCACGGGCGTGGCCTGCGCGACGGCGACGCCGAGGTGCACCACGTCAACCCGACGTGCGGCGACGAGATCACGCTGCGCGTGAAGTACGACGGCGAGACGCTCACCGACGTCTCGTACGAGGGCCAGGGCTGCTCCATCAGCCAGGCCAGCGCGTCCGTGCTGAACGAGCTGCTCGTCGGCAAGGAGCTGGCCGAGGCGCAGAAGATCCAGGGCGTTTTCCTGGAGATGATGCAGTCGAAGGGCAAGATCGAGCCCGACGAGGCCATGGAGGAGGTGCTGGAGGACGCGGTCGCGTTCGTCGGCGTCTCCAAGTACCCGGCTCGCGTGAAGTGTGCTCTGCTGAGCTGGATGGCCTGGAAGGACGCGACCGCCCAGGCACTGGGCGACGCCGCGGAGAGGAAGACGGCATGA
- a CDS encoding metal-sulfur cluster assembly factor — protein sequence MTENATPAEASIKPATEEEVREALYDVVDPELGIDVVNLGLIYGIHIDDANIATLDMTLTSAACPLTDVIEDQAKSATDGIVSELRINWVWMPPWGPDKITDDGREQLRALGFNV from the coding sequence ATGACCGAGAACGCGACGCCCGCCGAGGCGTCGATCAAGCCGGCCACCGAGGAAGAGGTCCGCGAGGCCCTCTACGACGTGGTCGACCCCGAGCTGGGGATCGACGTCGTCAACCTGGGCCTGATCTACGGCATCCACATCGACGACGCGAACATCGCCACCCTCGACATGACGCTGACCTCGGCGGCCTGCCCGCTGACCGACGTCATCGAGGACCAGGCGAAGTCGGCGACGGACGGCATCGTGAGCGAGCTGCGGATCAACTGGGTCTGGATGCCGCCGTGGGGCCCGGACAAGATCACGGACGACGGGCGCGAGCAGCTGCGCGCGCTCGGCTTCAACGTCTGA
- a CDS encoding DUF3616 domain-containing protein, translating to MKKQLGIAGIAALVVAGTVTVVPAQAVTYGTPTISLSAAYLSGAVGAVGDPVVDVTVGQSGADASALTVSASASSKASVAGTGDVSVTGTGAVRRLAVAARGRGYTNLTVKVTGLGGKSATKTLSYAASAAVQNPADARYFTGASDSSAAVDVGGGYTVVADDENNVLRLYDRSRSAAPVRTWDFSSQLGVSKEVDIEGATLIGNTIYWTGSLGNNKDGEYKAPRNTVFTTTVSGSGSATQLAYGRSYKKLRDDLVAWDTANGNRYGFAAGTAAGEAPKQIDGFNVEGLEFAPGSTTTAYLGFRAPLAPAVPGGKALVVPVTNFDQVLSSGAKATFGAGIELDLGGLAIRDIRKNAADQYLILAGSWAADDNSDPYALYQWDGVAGHAPVKRADLPTTDPGGWEAIVDVPDLSVPGARVQLITDSGSADLYGDGTEAKDLTHPEWKKARAAWFTLN from the coding sequence ATGAAGAAGCAGCTTGGTATCGCAGGGATCGCGGCGCTGGTCGTCGCCGGGACGGTCACGGTCGTGCCCGCCCAGGCGGTGACGTACGGAACGCCGACCATCAGCCTGTCCGCCGCGTACCTGTCCGGCGCCGTCGGGGCCGTCGGGGACCCGGTGGTCGACGTGACCGTGGGGCAGAGCGGCGCCGACGCGTCCGCGCTGACGGTCAGCGCCTCCGCCTCCAGCAAGGCCTCGGTCGCCGGAACCGGCGACGTGAGCGTCACCGGGACCGGGGCGGTGCGCCGGCTGGCCGTCGCCGCTCGCGGCCGCGGCTACACCAACCTCACCGTCAAGGTGACCGGGCTGGGCGGCAAGAGCGCCACCAAGACCCTGTCGTACGCCGCCTCCGCCGCCGTGCAGAACCCGGCCGACGCCCGGTACTTCACCGGGGCCTCCGACTCCTCGGCCGCCGTGGACGTCGGCGGCGGCTACACCGTCGTCGCCGACGACGAGAACAACGTGCTGCGCCTGTACGACCGTTCCCGCTCGGCCGCCCCGGTCCGCACCTGGGACTTCAGCTCGCAGCTCGGCGTCTCCAAGGAGGTGGACATCGAGGGGGCGACCCTGATCGGGAACACCATCTACTGGACGGGCTCGCTCGGCAACAACAAGGACGGCGAGTACAAGGCGCCCCGGAACACGGTGTTCACCACCACGGTGAGCGGCTCCGGCTCCGCCACGCAGCTCGCGTACGGGCGCTCGTACAAGAAGCTCCGCGACGACCTGGTGGCCTGGGACACCGCGAACGGGAACCGCTACGGCTTCGCGGCCGGCACGGCCGCCGGCGAGGCGCCCAAGCAGATCGACGGGTTCAACGTGGAGGGGCTGGAGTTCGCGCCGGGCTCGACCACCACCGCCTACCTCGGCTTCCGGGCCCCGCTGGCCCCGGCGGTGCCGGGCGGCAAGGCGCTGGTCGTCCCGGTGACCAACTTCGACCAGGTGCTCTCCAGCGGCGCCAAGGCCACCTTCGGGGCGGGCATCGAGCTCGACCTCGGCGGGCTCGCGATCCGCGACATCCGCAAGAACGCGGCCGACCAGTACCTGATCCTGGCCGGCTCCTGGGCGGCGGACGACAACTCCGACCCGTACGCGCTCTACCAGTGGGACGGTGTCGCCGGCCACGCCCCGGTCAAGCGTGCCGACCTGCCGACGACCGACCCGGGCGGCTGGGAGGCCATCGTGGACGTGCCCGACCTGTCGGTACCGGGCGCGCGGGTCCAGCTGATCACCGACAGCGGCTCGGCCGACCTGTACGGGGACGGCACCGAGGCCAAGGACCTGACGCACCCGGAGTGGAAGAAGGCCCGCGCGGCCTGGTTCACCCTGAACTGA
- a CDS encoding winged helix-turn-helix transcriptional regulator, whose protein sequence is MAQRTHLDDADCAIAQALDVVGDWWTLLIVRDAARGVHRFDAFQRELGVSRKVLAERLKLLVEAGVLTREPYQERPVRHEYRLTPRGRGLLPVLVALQDWGDTWVLGEGEMTATTQESSREAERVHALRGTRLPELVLPDRFGQVRDPVADTPFTVLYCFPGAYARAESYPPGWAGIPGARGCTFESCTYRDQLAEFTAAGATVHGVSTQRPDEQREFAEAEGLRFPLLSDAELSLTAALRLPTFRAAGVSRLKRLTLVVDRERVVREVFYPVRDIEAGVAAALSAVRDAGEGEGAGDGAGGGVSSG, encoded by the coding sequence ATGGCCCAGCGCACGCACCTCGACGACGCGGACTGCGCCATCGCCCAGGCCCTCGACGTGGTGGGCGACTGGTGGACGCTGCTGATCGTGCGCGACGCCGCGCGCGGCGTGCACCGCTTCGACGCGTTCCAGCGCGAGCTCGGGGTCTCCCGGAAGGTGCTCGCCGAGCGGCTGAAACTGCTGGTCGAGGCCGGGGTGCTGACGCGTGAGCCGTACCAGGAGCGCCCGGTGCGGCACGAATACCGGCTGACCCCGCGCGGGCGGGGGCTGCTGCCGGTCCTGGTGGCCCTCCAGGACTGGGGAGACACCTGGGTCCTGGGGGAAGGCGAAATGACGGCGACGACGCAGGAGTCCTCGCGGGAGGCGGAACGGGTGCACGCGCTGCGCGGCACGCGGCTGCCGGAGCTGGTGCTGCCGGACCGGTTCGGGCAGGTGCGGGATCCGGTCGCGGACACGCCGTTCACGGTCCTGTACTGCTTCCCCGGCGCGTACGCGCGGGCGGAGTCCTACCCGCCGGGGTGGGCCGGGATCCCGGGGGCCAGGGGCTGCACGTTCGAGTCGTGCACGTACCGGGACCAGCTGGCCGAGTTCACGGCGGCCGGTGCGACGGTGCACGGGGTGTCCACCCAGCGGCCCGACGAGCAGCGGGAGTTCGCGGAGGCGGAGGGGCTGCGGTTCCCGCTGCTCTCGGACGCGGAGCTCTCGCTGACGGCGGCGCTGCGGCTGCCGACGTTCCGGGCGGCGGGGGTGAGCCGGCTGAAGCGGTTGACGCTGGTGGTGGACCGGGAGCGCGTGGTGCGCGAGGTGTTCTACCCGGTCCGGGACATCGAGGCCGGCGTCGCGGCGGCGCTGAGCGCCGTCCGTGACGCCGGCGAGGGAGAGGGTGCGGGCGACGGTGCGGGCGGGGGCGTCAGTTCAGGGTGA
- a CDS encoding MFS transporter, with amino-acid sequence MGMAQGFKDVPRVVWLLAAGVFVNAVVSFTFVFVFLYLTGPRGLGAAQAGLVTGVGGIGLVAGNFTGGWYGDRFGHRRVLLAASVAGGLALMSFPLLPTAALYAALPLAQYASGVVRAANSALVAVTVPEGARRQAFAVVRCVSNGGFTLGPPLGALLATGLSYDWLFVADGLGTLFFALWTARVVPARGASRSASRPAPAPDGGLGRGVWEELRARPAVLVLLGAILVTDLVYRQQYSILPVYLADHGLDVRAFGLVIALNGGVILLLELPAAVALRTRPPLPVIGTGIVLVAAGYAALPAGAGAASAVVMMVLLSLGEILYKTTATAYVADQAPEHAVGRFQSLYAGVSVSGVVLGPPLGGALYAAAPGLLWPLCAALAGSAGAAVLYVSRREARSAGAGGERHAARPAHETGSRPRPAAG; translated from the coding sequence ATGGGAATGGCGCAGGGTTTCAAGGACGTGCCCCGCGTGGTGTGGCTGCTGGCGGCGGGCGTCTTCGTCAACGCCGTCGTCAGCTTCACCTTCGTCTTCGTCTTCCTGTACCTGACCGGCCCGCGCGGCCTCGGCGCCGCCCAGGCGGGCCTGGTCACGGGCGTCGGCGGCATCGGCCTCGTCGCCGGGAACTTCACCGGCGGCTGGTACGGGGACCGCTTCGGCCACCGCCGCGTGCTGCTCGCCGCCTCCGTCGCGGGCGGCCTCGCGCTGATGTCCTTCCCGCTGCTGCCCACCGCCGCCCTCTACGCGGCCCTGCCGCTGGCCCAGTACGCCTCCGGGGTGGTCCGGGCGGCGAACTCCGCGCTGGTCGCCGTCACCGTCCCCGAGGGGGCCCGCCGCCAGGCCTTCGCCGTCGTCCGCTGCGTCTCCAACGGCGGCTTCACCCTCGGGCCGCCGCTGGGGGCCCTGCTCGCGACCGGACTCTCGTACGACTGGCTCTTCGTCGCCGACGGCCTCGGGACCCTGTTCTTCGCCCTCTGGACCGCGCGGGTCGTCCCGGCCCGGGGGGCCTCCCGCAGCGCCTCCCGCCCCGCCCCGGCCCCGGACGGGGGTCTGGGCCGGGGCGTGTGGGAGGAGCTGCGGGCCAGGCCTGCCGTACTCGTCCTGCTCGGCGCGATCCTGGTGACCGACCTCGTCTACCGCCAGCAGTACTCGATCCTCCCCGTGTACCTCGCCGACCACGGGCTCGACGTCCGCGCCTTCGGCCTCGTGATCGCCCTCAACGGGGGCGTCATCCTGCTGCTGGAGCTCCCGGCCGCCGTCGCCCTGCGCACCCGGCCCCCGCTGCCCGTCATCGGCACCGGGATCGTGCTGGTCGCAGCCGGGTACGCGGCGCTGCCGGCCGGAGCGGGGGCCGCGAGCGCGGTGGTGATGATGGTGCTGCTCAGCCTCGGCGAGATCCTGTACAAGACCACCGCGACCGCCTACGTCGCCGACCAGGCGCCCGAGCACGCCGTGGGCAGGTTCCAGAGCCTGTACGCGGGGGTCTCGGTCAGCGGGGTCGTCCTCGGGCCGCCGCTGGGCGGAGCCCTGTACGCGGCCGCGCCCGGGCTGCTGTGGCCGCTGTGCGCGGCGCTGGCGGGGTCGGCGGGCGCGGCGGTGCTGTACGTGTCACGGCGGGAGGCGCGAAGCGCCGGGGCGGGCGGGGAGCGACACGCGGCGCGACCGGCACATGAGACCGGTTCGCGACCTCGGCCCGCGGCCGGTTAG
- the dapD gene encoding 2,3,4,5-tetrahydropyridine-2,6-dicarboxylate N-succinyltransferase, producing MTATRTTGAVAAGLATIASDGTVLDTWFPAPELVAEPGPAGTERLTADQAVQLLGAAAAKALRLDAVRDVEVVAVRTVISSLEDKPLDAHDAYLRLHLLSHRLVKPHGQNLDGLFGLLANVAWTSLGPVAVDQVEAVRLNARAEGLYLQVSSIDKFPRMTDYVAPKGVRIADADRVRLGAHLAEGTTVMHEGFVNFNAGTLGTSMIEGRISAGVVVGNGSDIGGGASTMGTLSGGGKQIISIGERCLIGAEAGVGIALGDECIVEAGLYVTAGTRVTLPDGQIVKALELSGAGNILFRRNSVTGTVEARPNNAVWGGLNEVLHSHN from the coding sequence ATGACTGCTACGCGTACCACCGGCGCCGTCGCCGCCGGACTTGCCACCATCGCCTCCGACGGCACCGTCCTCGACACCTGGTTCCCCGCACCCGAGCTGGTCGCCGAGCCCGGCCCGGCCGGCACCGAGCGCCTCACCGCCGACCAGGCCGTGCAGCTCCTGGGCGCCGCCGCGGCCAAGGCGCTCCGCCTGGACGCGGTCCGCGACGTCGAGGTCGTAGCCGTCCGCACCGTGATCTCCTCCCTGGAGGACAAGCCGCTGGACGCGCACGACGCGTACCTGCGCCTGCACCTGCTCAGCCACCGCCTGGTCAAGCCGCACGGCCAGAACCTGGACGGCCTCTTCGGCCTGCTGGCCAACGTCGCCTGGACCTCGCTGGGCCCGGTCGCCGTGGACCAGGTGGAGGCCGTACGGCTGAACGCGCGCGCCGAGGGCCTGTACCTCCAGGTCTCCTCGATCGACAAGTTCCCGCGGATGACGGACTACGTCGCTCCCAAGGGCGTGCGCATCGCCGACGCCGACCGGGTCCGCCTGGGCGCGCACCTCGCCGAGGGCACCACCGTCATGCACGAGGGCTTCGTCAACTTCAACGCCGGCACCCTCGGCACCTCGATGATCGAGGGCCGCATCTCGGCCGGCGTCGTGGTCGGCAACGGCTCCGACATCGGCGGCGGCGCGTCCACGATGGGCACCCTCTCGGGCGGCGGCAAGCAGATCATCTCGATCGGCGAGCGCTGCCTGATCGGCGCCGAGGCGGGCGTGGGCATCGCCCTGGGCGACGAGTGCATCGTCGAGGCCGGCCTGTACGTGACCGCGGGCACCCGCGTCACCCTCCCGGACGGCCAGATCGTCAAGGCCCTGGAGCTCTCGGGGGCCGGCAACATCCTCTTCCGCCGCAACTCGGTCACGGGCACGGTCGAGGCCCGCCCGAACAACGCGGTCTGGGGCGGCCTGAACGAGGTCCTCCACTCCCACAACTGA
- a CDS encoding endonuclease/exonuclease/phosphatase family protein, with amino-acid sequence MRSSHPRSAAVSALVATALATGLLAGTADAAEGAASADPIRIHDIQGTTRISPLNGKQVADVAGVVTGVRTYGSRGFWMQDPDADDNDATSEGVFVFTSSVPTVAVGDAVKVSGLVGEYVPGGVSSGNQSVSQISKPVVTVVSSGNALPEATAINEYNVPAQYAPAGDPAAAGSINGLTLEPSRYALDFYESLEGMNVKIGNSRVVGATDPYSELWVTVKGWENTAKRGGTLYGSYESQNTGRLQIQQLAPVAQQPFPVANVGDKLTGTTEGPLDFNQFGGYTLVARTLGTVQAGTLAPEKTKAQAPGELAVATYNVENLDPSDPQEKFDNLAKAVVENLASPDIVALEEIQDNNGAKNDGTVSAEETIKKFTTAIVAAGGPAYEWRTINPENNKDGGEPGGNIRQVFLFNPARVSFTDRAAGDSLTATGVTKENGKAALTHSPGRIDPANPAWADSRKPLAGEFVFRGRTVFVIANHFGSKGGDEGLTSIHQPPVRSSEAKRLLQAQAVNGFVKQLLAADKNASVLAVGDINDFEFSGTAKALEDGGALYSAIKSLPKAERYSYVYQGNAQVLDQILTSPAVKNFTYDSVHINAEFAAQNSDHDPQVLRFRP; translated from the coding sequence ATGCGCTCCTCGCATCCCCGTTCCGCCGCCGTCTCGGCACTCGTCGCCACCGCCCTGGCCACCGGCCTGCTGGCGGGCACCGCCGACGCGGCCGAAGGCGCCGCGTCCGCCGATCCGATACGCATCCACGACATCCAGGGCACCACCCGCATATCGCCGCTCAACGGCAAGCAGGTCGCCGATGTCGCCGGCGTCGTGACGGGCGTGCGCACGTACGGCTCGCGCGGCTTCTGGATGCAGGACCCGGACGCCGACGACAACGACGCGACGAGCGAGGGCGTCTTCGTCTTCACCAGCTCCGTCCCGACCGTCGCCGTCGGCGACGCGGTCAAGGTCTCCGGCCTGGTCGGCGAGTACGTCCCCGGCGGCGTCTCCTCCGGCAACCAGTCGGTCTCGCAGATCTCCAAGCCGGTCGTGACCGTGGTCTCCTCGGGCAACGCGCTGCCCGAGGCCACCGCGATCAACGAGTACAACGTGCCCGCGCAGTACGCCCCGGCGGGCGACCCGGCCGCGGCCGGCAGCATCAACGGCCTGACCCTGGAGCCCTCGCGCTACGCCCTGGACTTCTACGAGTCGCTCGAAGGCATGAACGTCAAGATCGGCAACTCCCGCGTGGTCGGCGCCACCGACCCGTACTCGGAGCTGTGGGTCACGGTCAAGGGCTGGGAGAACACCGCCAAGCGCGGCGGCACCCTCTACGGCTCGTACGAGTCCCAGAACACCGGCCGCCTGCAGATCCAGCAGCTGGCGCCGGTCGCGCAGCAGCCCTTCCCGGTGGCCAACGTCGGCGACAAGCTGACCGGCACCACCGAGGGCCCGCTGGACTTCAACCAGTTCGGCGGCTACACCCTGGTGGCCCGCACGCTCGGCACCGTCCAGGCGGGCACGCTCGCCCCGGAGAAGACCAAGGCCCAAGCGCCCGGCGAGCTCGCGGTGGCCACGTACAACGTGGAGAACCTCGACCCGAGCGACCCGCAGGAGAAGTTCGACAACCTGGCCAAGGCGGTCGTCGAGAACCTCGCCTCGCCCGACATCGTCGCCCTGGAGGAGATCCAGGACAACAACGGCGCCAAGAACGACGGCACCGTCTCGGCCGAGGAGACCATCAAGAAGTTCACCACGGCCATCGTGGCCGCGGGCGGCCCGGCCTACGAGTGGCGGACCATCAACCCCGAGAACAACAAGGACGGCGGCGAGCCCGGCGGCAACATCCGCCAGGTGTTCCTCTTCAACCCCGCCCGCGTCTCCTTCACCGACCGCGCCGCGGGCGACTCGCTGACCGCGACCGGCGTGACCAAGGAGAACGGCAAGGCCGCCCTGACCCACTCCCCCGGCCGGATCGACCCGGCGAACCCGGCGTGGGCCGACAGCCGCAAGCCGCTGGCCGGCGAGTTCGTCTTCCGCGGCCGTACGGTCTTCGTCATCGCCAACCACTTCGGTTCGAAGGGCGGCGACGAGGGCCTGACCTCGATCCACCAGCCCCCGGTCCGCTCCTCGGAGGCCAAGCGGCTGCTCCAGGCGCAGGCCGTGAACGGCTTCGTCAAGCAGCTCCTGGCCGCGGACAAGAACGCGAGCGTGCTCGCCGTCGGCGACATCAACGACTTCGAGTTCTCGGGCACCGCGAAGGCGCTGGAGGACGGCGGGGCGCTGTACTCGGCGATCAAGTCGCTGCCGAAGGCGGAGCGCTACTCGTACGTGTACCAGGGCAACGCGCAGGTGCTGGACCAGATCCTGACCAGCCCGGCGGTCAAGAACTTCACGTACGACAGCGTGCACATCAACGCGGAGTTCGCGGCGCAGAACAGCGACCACGACCCGCAGGTGCTGCGCTTCCGCCCGTAA
- a CDS encoding alkaline phosphatase PhoX — MPLSRRDFTARTVIAGAGVALTGTVGALATAPGALAADDSTRHDEHGRPCEPGYGPLIADPAGLLALPAGFSYRVITHSGVTTLDSGESTPSNHDGTAAFEGHRGVTLLVNNHELKGKRADWAHPVPLTEGLVYDPAAAGGCTVVEVRRGGEVAEWVGIAGTSTNCAGGATPWETWLTCEETEDLAGKNGMTKDHGYVFEVDPHDRRANRDPKPVKAFGRYAHEAVVIDPRQGHAYLTEDASGPNGLLYRWTPPSGFRHGRGKLRTLAADAGVLAAAKCFDSAGRFVDDLSRATRIGTVYGVDWVPVPDRDARTVSVRKQFGEGTVTRARKLEGMWWADGGTYFVSSYAREESPGTAHDGQVWFYDPKRRTVRLTVVLGVNSDPAEDGSFDGPDNITVSPYGGLVIAEDGSGLQHLFGATESGRTYPLARNEMNMGTAQEPEYSEFTGVCFSPDGRTLYANIQDPGIMLAITGPWRRAH, encoded by the coding sequence ATGCCGCTCAGCCGTAGAGACTTCACCGCCCGCACCGTGATCGCCGGCGCGGGCGTCGCGCTCACCGGGACGGTCGGCGCGCTCGCCACCGCCCCGGGAGCGCTGGCGGCCGACGACAGCACCCGCCACGACGAGCACGGACGTCCCTGCGAGCCCGGCTACGGCCCGCTCATCGCGGACCCGGCCGGACTGCTCGCCCTCCCCGCCGGGTTCAGCTACCGCGTCATCACCCACAGCGGGGTCACCACCCTCGACTCGGGCGAGTCCACCCCGTCCAACCACGACGGCACCGCCGCCTTCGAGGGCCACCGCGGGGTCACCCTCCTGGTCAACAACCACGAGCTCAAGGGCAAGCGGGCGGACTGGGCGCACCCCGTCCCGCTCACCGAGGGCCTCGTCTACGACCCGGCCGCGGCGGGAGGCTGCACGGTCGTCGAGGTCCGGCGCGGCGGCGAGGTCGCCGAATGGGTGGGCATCGCCGGTACGTCCACCAACTGCGCGGGCGGCGCCACCCCCTGGGAGACCTGGCTGACCTGCGAGGAGACCGAGGACCTCGCCGGCAAGAACGGCATGACCAAGGACCACGGGTACGTCTTCGAGGTCGACCCCCACGACCGGCGCGCCAACCGCGACCCGAAGCCGGTCAAGGCCTTCGGCCGCTACGCCCACGAGGCCGTGGTCATCGACCCGCGCCAGGGCCACGCCTACCTGACCGAGGACGCCTCCGGCCCCAACGGGCTGCTCTACCGCTGGACCCCGCCGAGCGGTTTCCGCCACGGGCGCGGCAAGCTCCGTACGCTCGCGGCCGACGCCGGGGTGCTCGCCGCCGCCAAGTGCTTCGACAGCGCGGGCCGGTTCGTCGACGACCTTTCGCGCGCGACGAGGATCGGAACCGTCTACGGGGTCGACTGGGTGCCCGTGCCGGACCGCGACGCGCGGACGGTGTCGGTGCGCAAGCAGTTCGGCGAGGGCACGGTGACCCGCGCCCGCAAGCTGGAGGGGATGTGGTGGGCCGACGGGGGCACGTACTTCGTCTCCTCCTACGCCCGTGAGGAGAGCCCGGGCACGGCGCACGACGGCCAGGTGTGGTTCTACGACCCGAAGCGGCGCACGGTGCGGCTGACGGTGGTGCTCGGCGTGAACTCCGACCCGGCCGAGGACGGTTCCTTCGACGGCCCCGACAACATCACGGTCTCCCCGTACGGCGGTCTGGTCATCGCGGAGGACGGCAGCGGCCTGCAGCACCTGTTCGGCGCGACCGAGTCGGGGCGTACGTACCCGCTGGCGCGCAACGAGATGAACATGGGGACGGCACAGGAGCCGGAGTACTCCGAGTTCACCGGTGTGTGCTTCTCACCGGACGGGCGCACGCTGTACGCCAACATCCAGGACCCGGGCATCATGCTGGCCATCACCGGTCCGTGGCGCCGCGCCCACTGA